One window from the genome of Thermus sediminis encodes:
- a CDS encoding glycosyltransferase family 4 protein, whose product MLQELCYEHEFTVFAVEFDNPCPERIRFVRVPVPTRPLALLFLAYHLVAPMVYWLHRLRTGDRFDLVQMVESNLSFGQVSYAQFCHRAYLERHWKQAGAKGLRGWLRWLDHWLHALLEPWVYRRVRHIVVASQGLKRELEETYPFIRGKVTVIPNPVDLDRMRPPEDFDREGFRRERGAGPGEVILVFVALGHFERKGLPLVLEALRELGDLPVRLWVVGGEADLVGEWRKRVERMSLAGRVTFFGMQRDVRPFLWGADAFVFPSLYEVFPLVSLEAAAAGLPLIVTPLYGVEEFMQDGETGFVVERSVGGVAQGLRRLISLPPEERRRMGERAQKAVAPYGVEPFGEAWKRFYGDLG is encoded by the coding sequence ATGCTCCAGGAGCTGTGCTACGAGCACGAGTTCACCGTGTTTGCAGTGGAGTTTGACAACCCATGCCCTGAGCGGATCCGGTTTGTGCGGGTGCCGGTGCCCACCCGGCCCCTGGCCCTGCTTTTCCTGGCCTACCACCTGGTGGCTCCCATGGTCTACTGGCTCCATCGCTTGCGGACGGGGGACCGGTTTGACCTAGTCCAGATGGTGGAGAGCAACCTTAGCTTTGGACAGGTTTCCTACGCGCAGTTTTGTCACCGAGCCTACCTTGAGCGGCATTGGAAGCAGGCGGGGGCCAAGGGGCTTCGGGGCTGGCTCCGCTGGTTGGACCACTGGCTCCATGCCCTCCTGGAGCCTTGGGTATACCGCCGCGTGCGGCACATTGTGGTTGCCTCCCAGGGCCTCAAGCGTGAGCTAGAAGAGACTTATCCATTTATCCGCGGCAAGGTCACGGTAATCCCCAATCCCGTGGACTTAGACCGGATGCGCCCTCCGGAGGATTTTGACCGCGAGGGTTTCCGCCGGGAGCGCGGTGCGGGGCCTGGCGAGGTGATTCTGGTCTTTGTGGCCCTGGGGCACTTTGAGCGGAAGGGCCTGCCCCTGGTTCTGGAGGCCCTACGGGAGCTTGGGGACTTGCCGGTGAGGCTTTGGGTGGTGGGAGGGGAGGCGGACCTAGTGGGGGAATGGCGGAAAAGGGTGGAGAGGATGAGCCTGGCGGGCAGGGTAACCTTCTTCGGCATGCAGAGGGACGTGCGCCCCTTCCTTTGGGGGGCCGACGCTTTCGTGTTCCCCTCGCTTTATGAGGTTTTCCCGTTGGTGAGCTTAGAGGCGGCCGCCGCGGGCCTCCCTTTGATAGTCACCCCCCTTTACGGGGTGGAGGAGTTCATGCAGGACGGGGAGACGGGCTTTGTGGTGGAGCGTTCCGTGGGGGGGGTGGCCCAGGGGTTGAGGCGGCTTATCTCCCTTCCCCCGGAGGAGCGGAGGCGTATGGGGGAGCGCGCCCAGAAGGCGGTAGCCCCTTACGGGGTGGAGCCCTTTGGGGAAGCGTGGAAGAGGTTCTATGGGGATTTGGGCTAG
- a CDS encoding glycosyltransferase, producing the protein MLERDSSFNDKMPFERKHTLQLQPLNFPALPDRPLVSVLMPNYNYGRYIAKAIESVLSQTYPDFELIICDDGSQDESLDIIRTYAEKDNRIVSITKENGGMASALNRAYAKSQGHVVCFLDSDDEFLPTKLESVVTAFKRNSECGMIVHAMEIRDADGRYVSSIPIFTPFEKGFLAPKLYRRGGRWRYMPASAICLRREVAEQLFPIDEQLFRSVADAYVFTLGPILASVDFIDRILTIYRLHGSNITGAGDITVNGIERTLKNIERVMEGVNKKLKELGLPSLCINNNLNYKEQKLFLELLSCQATWVLLHNVHRISVDILNDDLYTPLQKLGALFMFWTSLLIPCSYRGMYIRMFTHPNKFKSFVKYILKTARSILHGRTR; encoded by the coding sequence ATGCTTGAGAGAGACTCTTCTTTTAATGACAAAATGCCCTTTGAGAGGAAACACACCCTCCAGCTCCAGCCTTTAAATTTCCCAGCCTTGCCCGATCGTCCACTTGTATCTGTTTTAATGCCCAACTATAACTATGGACGTTACATAGCGAAGGCCATCGAAAGCGTTCTCAGTCAAACTTATCCAGATTTCGAATTGATTATTTGCGATGACGGTTCGCAGGATGAATCCTTAGATATTATCCGTACCTACGCTGAAAAAGATAATCGAATCGTATCGATTACAAAGGAAAACGGAGGCATGGCTTCAGCTCTAAACAGGGCTTACGCCAAGAGCCAGGGCCATGTTGTCTGTTTTCTCGATTCTGATGACGAATTTCTTCCAACTAAATTAGAGTCCGTAGTTACTGCATTCAAACGAAATTCAGAGTGTGGAATGATTGTTCATGCCATGGAAATAAGGGATGCCGATGGTAGATATGTAAGTTCTATTCCCATATTTACACCTTTTGAAAAGGGTTTCCTGGCCCCCAAACTATATAGGCGTGGAGGGCGCTGGCGCTACATGCCAGCTAGCGCGATATGCTTGCGCAGGGAAGTTGCGGAGCAATTGTTTCCTATTGATGAGCAGTTGTTTCGTTCAGTAGCTGACGCCTATGTCTTTACTTTGGGACCGATTTTAGCTTCGGTTGATTTTATAGACAGAATTTTGACAATATACAGATTGCATGGGAGCAATATTACTGGAGCTGGCGACATAACTGTGAACGGCATTGAAAGGACGCTTAAAAATATAGAGCGCGTTATGGAAGGTGTGAATAAAAAGTTAAAGGAACTCGGTTTACCTTCTTTGTGCATTAACAATAATTTGAACTACAAGGAACAAAAACTCTTTTTGGAATTGTTGTCCTGCCAAGCTACTTGGGTGCTGCTACATAATGTGCACAGAATAAGTGTGGACATCTTAAATGATGATCTTTACACACCGCTACAAAAACTTGGCGCACTGTTTATGTTTTGGACATCCCTTCTTATTCCTTGTAGCTATCGCGGCATGTACATACGAATGTTTACCCATCCAAATAAATTTAAGAGTTTTGTAAAATACATTCTTAAAACAGCAAGAAGCATTCTCCATGGTCGAACAAGGTAA
- the glf gene encoding UDP-galactopyranose mutase translates to MKVDYLIVGAGFTGATLAERLASAGKRVLVVERRDHIGGNAYDEMDSHGVLVHRYGPHIFHTNSQRVWDYLSRFTEWRPYYHRVRAVVEGKEIPLPFSLASLRALFSPRLADRLEEKLIAQYGYGARVPILKLRETQDPDLRFLADYVYRNVFEGYTLKQWGLRPEELSPTVTARVPILVSYDTRYFQDTYQAMPKEGYTALFRRMLSHPGIKVLLGADWKEVEGEVRFDRLIFTGPIDEFFGYLHGALPYRSLRFHMETLRLPFFQSVAQVNYPNEHAYTRITEFKRLTGQDYLPHTTVAFEYSEAYEPGRNEPYYPVPKDENEARYRKYLEEARKLKSVYFAGRLGDYRYYNMDQAVARALKLFEELTHA, encoded by the coding sequence ATGAAGGTTGACTACCTCATCGTTGGCGCAGGCTTCACCGGGGCCACCCTGGCGGAGCGCCTAGCCTCGGCGGGGAAGAGGGTCTTGGTGGTGGAGCGCCGAGACCACATCGGGGGGAACGCCTACGACGAGATGGACTCCCACGGGGTCCTGGTCCACCGCTACGGCCCCCACATCTTCCACACCAACAGCCAGAGGGTGTGGGACTACCTCTCCCGCTTCACCGAGTGGCGCCCCTACTACCACCGGGTGCGGGCGGTGGTGGAGGGGAAGGAAATTCCCCTGCCCTTCAGCCTGGCCTCCCTAAGGGCCCTCTTCTCCCCAAGGCTCGCGGACAGGCTGGAGGAGAAACTCATCGCCCAGTATGGCTACGGGGCCCGGGTGCCCATCCTGAAGCTGAGGGAAACCCAAGACCCCGACCTCCGGTTCCTGGCAGACTACGTTTACCGGAACGTCTTTGAGGGCTACACCCTCAAGCAGTGGGGCCTGCGCCCCGAGGAGCTCTCCCCCACGGTGACCGCCCGGGTCCCGATCCTGGTGAGCTACGATACCCGGTACTTCCAGGACACGTACCAGGCCATGCCCAAGGAGGGGTACACCGCCCTCTTCCGGCGGATGCTGTCCCACCCGGGCATCAAGGTCCTCCTGGGAGCGGACTGGAAGGAGGTGGAGGGCGAGGTGCGCTTTGACCGCCTCATCTTCACCGGGCCCATAGACGAGTTCTTCGGCTACCTCCACGGAGCTCTACCGTACCGTTCCTTGCGTTTTCATATGGAAACCTTGCGTTTACCTTTCTTCCAGTCCGTGGCTCAGGTCAATTATCCCAATGAGCATGCCTACACACGCATTACGGAGTTCAAGAGGCTCACGGGGCAGGACTATCTACCTCACACCACGGTGGCCTTCGAATACTCGGAAGCCTACGAGCCTGGGAGGAATGAACCCTACTACCCGGTGCCCAAAGACGAGAACGAGGCTCGCTATCGGAAGTACCTGGAAGAGGCAAGGAAGCTCAAAAGCGTCTACTTCGCTGGGAGGCTTGGAGACTACCGCTACTACAATATGGATCAAGCCGTAGCCCGAGCCCTGAAGCTATTTGAAGAGCTCACGCATGCTTGA
- a CDS encoding flippase has translation MRNLFYLYAVQAANYLFPLITLPYLARVLGPEGFGKLALAQAASQYLYIVLEYGFSLSAAREVAKWRDRPEALQRALGGVLGARVLLSLPGAGTALLALYLFPPLRGEFGLIGGSFLLALGMSLSPVWFFQGMERMGFVALMEFFVRLLATVGIFCFVRSPEQVAWPLYLQALASFVLGFAGLAWAASWVGLRWPRFGEAWGWLRRGFSLFLFRLVVSLYTTANVLLVGLFLPPAQVALYAGAEKLSKALIPMWDPFSRLFLPRFSYLLEKSPKDASRLARRVGSIMLLLGLIAAGVLMYGSPFLVRMLLGPGYEGAVPLMRVLAWLLPLIALSNFLGIQWMLAQRMDRLFNIIIFIAGLLNVSLALLIVPRYGALGMAWVVVLSEAWVTGAVVVYLWWKGRLPWRVHEG, from the coding sequence TTGCGTAATCTCTTCTACCTCTATGCCGTTCAGGCGGCTAACTACCTTTTCCCTCTTATCACCTTGCCTTACCTTGCCCGTGTCCTGGGGCCCGAGGGGTTTGGCAAACTCGCTCTGGCCCAGGCAGCCTCCCAGTACCTCTACATCGTCTTGGAGTACGGTTTTTCCCTTTCGGCCGCCCGGGAGGTGGCCAAGTGGCGGGACCGACCGGAGGCCCTCCAGAGGGCCTTGGGGGGGGTCTTAGGGGCTCGGGTGTTGCTCTCCTTGCCTGGGGCGGGAACCGCTTTGCTCGCCCTTTACCTATTTCCGCCCCTGCGAGGAGAGTTCGGCCTGATAGGGGGAAGCTTTCTTCTCGCCTTGGGAATGAGCTTGAGCCCGGTCTGGTTCTTCCAAGGTATGGAGCGGATGGGTTTCGTAGCCCTGATGGAGTTCTTTGTCCGCCTTTTGGCGACGGTCGGGATTTTCTGCTTTGTGCGTTCCCCGGAGCAGGTGGCTTGGCCCTTGTACCTCCAGGCCTTGGCGTCCTTTGTGTTGGGCTTCGCGGGCCTCGCGTGGGCAGCATCCTGGGTGGGGCTTCGCTGGCCAAGATTTGGGGAAGCGTGGGGCTGGCTCAGACGAGGCTTTAGCCTCTTCCTGTTTCGCTTGGTGGTGAGCCTATATACCACGGCGAACGTCCTTTTGGTAGGGCTTTTCCTACCCCCAGCTCAGGTGGCCCTTTACGCTGGTGCGGAAAAGCTCAGTAAGGCCTTGATCCCCATGTGGGACCCCTTTAGTAGGCTTTTCCTTCCCCGCTTTTCTTACCTTTTAGAGAAGAGTCCGAAAGATGCATCGCGGCTCGCCCGACGAGTGGGGAGCATCATGCTCCTACTGGGCCTTATTGCGGCGGGTGTTTTGATGTACGGGTCGCCCTTCCTAGTCCGAATGCTCTTGGGGCCCGGGTACGAAGGGGCGGTACCCCTAATGCGGGTTCTAGCCTGGCTTCTTCCCCTGATCGCCCTCTCCAATTTCTTGGGCATCCAGTGGATGCTGGCACAGAGGATGGACCGCCTCTTCAACATCATCATTTTTATCGCTGGATTGCTGAATGTTTCTCTCGCCTTGTTGATAGTTCCCCGCTATGGAGCCCTAGGGATGGCCTGGGTCGTGGTTCTTTCGGAGGCCTGGGTGACCGGGGCTGTGGTAGTTTATCTTTGGTGGAAGGGGCGATTGCCCTGGAGGGTACATGAAGGTTGA
- a CDS encoding NAD-dependent epimerase/dehydratase family protein, with product MRVLLTGTAGFLGSHLAERLLREGHQVLGVDNLSTGQSRNLDRLAQYPGFRFLRADASRPLGVEGPLDWVLHFASPASPPRYLKLPIETLLVNAEGTRHLLDLARAKGAAFFLASTSEVYGDPLVHPQAESYWGNVNPIGPRSIYDEGKRYAEALTMAYHRAYGLPVRVVRIFNSVLADEYLFFFNDGEAHLETAQSYASRVALNPVGNHKVLVPAFDPDTLRISLKPASHFIGHPIVQEAFEVKLRYGRTIKVTGDHSLFVRGPNGKPVAKPVRSVKPGDYVAIPARLPVLERDLERINLAERFAQLDSSPAWLWRWALRHPELGARLEANREEVHRLALAHGRYRGKNARNSAVCATKRWIREGVVPLAVVASLKWPLPKDVEFGLLGSSAVWIPNEIQVTEELLWLFGLYLAEGGEFGGKGRYFITLSSDFEYVERAKEILENTFRVRVGLVKPRPGRAPYLYVHSRPLHVLFTKILGLRKRIPPWVLQLPLSRLKYFLEGFRCGDGTHSGKKLVNELVFDTASEELAYGLTYVLLRFGIVASLGKYESWVGKKEATQRRFPFYRLTVCSLDDFNILDWDKEVRQNLNAKRQGDIVWSKVLEVQPVLGTATVYDFSVPGAENFVAGNGVFCHNTYGPAMDPEDGRVVSSFIVQALRGEPLTVFGDGSQTRSFCYVDDLIEGIRRLMEVDYPYPVNLGNPEEYRVLDLAHLVKELTGSPSPILFQPLPEDDPKQRRPDITLARRLLGWEPRVPVREGLERTIVYFRELVEH from the coding sequence ATGCGGGTCCTGCTCACGGGCACGGCGGGCTTTCTGGGGAGCCATCTGGCCGAGAGGCTCCTGAGGGAGGGCCACCAGGTCCTGGGGGTGGACAACCTCTCCACGGGCCAGAGCCGAAACCTGGACCGCTTGGCCCAGTACCCTGGTTTCCGCTTTCTCCGGGCGGATGCCAGCCGCCCCCTAGGGGTGGAGGGGCCTTTGGACTGGGTCCTCCACTTCGCCTCCCCCGCTTCCCCGCCCCGCTACCTGAAGCTCCCCATAGAAACCCTCCTGGTGAACGCCGAGGGAACCCGCCACCTCCTAGACCTAGCCCGGGCCAAGGGCGCGGCCTTTTTCCTCGCCTCCACCAGCGAGGTCTACGGGGACCCCCTGGTCCACCCCCAGGCGGAGAGCTACTGGGGTAACGTGAACCCCATTGGCCCCAGGAGCATCTACGATGAGGGGAAGCGCTACGCCGAGGCCCTGACCATGGCCTACCACCGGGCTTACGGGTTGCCGGTGCGGGTTGTCAGGATATTCAACAGCGTTCTTGCGGACGAGTATCTGTTCTTTTTCAACGATGGCGAAGCTCATTTGGAAACTGCCCAAAGCTACGCCTCCCGCGTGGCTCTAAATCCCGTGGGCAATCATAAGGTGTTGGTTCCCGCCTTTGATCCCGATACTTTGCGGATCAGCTTGAAACCCGCTTCGCATTTCATCGGGCATCCCATTGTTCAGGAGGCTTTTGAGGTCAAGCTCCGATACGGGAGGACCATAAAGGTTACAGGAGACCATAGCCTTTTCGTCAGAGGGCCTAATGGCAAGCCTGTGGCCAAGCCGGTGCGATCCGTGAAGCCCGGGGACTATGTGGCCATTCCTGCCCGTTTACCCGTCTTGGAGCGGGATCTAGAGCGCATTAATCTAGCAGAGCGCTTCGCACAACTAGATTCCTCGCCAGCTTGGCTTTGGCGCTGGGCTCTTCGCCATCCTGAGTTGGGTGCCAGGCTCGAGGCTAACCGCGAGGAGGTTCACAGGTTGGCCCTTGCCCATGGGCGGTATAGAGGTAAAAACGCCAGGAACTCTGCTGTTTGCGCCACTAAGCGTTGGATTAGAGAGGGCGTTGTGCCTCTGGCGGTTGTGGCTTCCCTAAAGTGGCCGCTACCTAAGGACGTGGAGTTTGGCCTTTTGGGCAGTTCCGCCGTTTGGATTCCCAATGAGATCCAGGTGACGGAGGAGTTGCTTTGGCTTTTTGGGCTTTACCTGGCGGAAGGGGGAGAGTTTGGCGGTAAGGGGAGGTATTTCATAACGCTTTCGTCCGACTTTGAATATGTGGAGAGAGCCAAAGAAATCCTCGAGAACACATTCCGCGTAAGGGTTGGGCTCGTAAAGCCTAGACCAGGGCGGGCCCCGTACCTTTACGTCCATTCCCGCCCGCTCCACGTTCTCTTCACTAAGATTTTGGGGTTGCGCAAGCGCATACCTCCCTGGGTTCTTCAGCTCCCTCTATCGCGCCTCAAATATTTCTTGGAAGGTTTCCGCTGCGGAGACGGAACGCATAGCGGCAAGAAGCTTGTCAACGAGCTTGTCTTTGACACAGCCAGCGAAGAGCTGGCCTATGGGCTTACCTACGTGCTCCTACGGTTTGGCATAGTGGCCTCTCTAGGCAAGTACGAGAGCTGGGTGGGCAAGAAGGAAGCTACCCAACGAAGGTTTCCTTTTTACCGCCTTACGGTATGTTCCCTTGACGACTTTAACATTCTGGACTGGGACAAGGAGGTACGGCAGAACCTAAACGCCAAGCGCCAAGGGGACATAGTGTGGAGCAAGGTCCTAGAGGTCCAGCCTGTCCTTGGCACGGCCACGGTATACGACTTTTCCGTGCCGGGGGCCGAGAACTTCGTGGCCGGCAATGGGGTCTTCTGCCACAACACCTATGGCCCCGCCATGGACCCGGAGGACGGCCGGGTGGTGTCCAGCTTCATCGTCCAGGCCCTGCGGGGGGAGCCCCTCACGGTGTTTGGGGACGGGAGCCAGACCCGCTCCTTCTGCTACGTGGACGACCTCATTGAGGGCATCCGCCGCCTCATGGAGGTGGACTACCCCTACCCCGTGAACCTGGGTAACCCGGAGGAGTACCGGGTTTTGGACCTGGCCCATCTGGTGAAGGAGCTCACGGGAAGCCCCTCCCCCATCCTCTTCCAGCCCCTGCCGGAGGACGACCCCAAGCAACGGCGGCCTGACATCACCCTGGCCAGGAGGCTCCTCGGCTGGGAACCCCGGGTGCCGGTGCGCGAAGGCCTCGAGCGCACCATTGTCTACTTCCGGGAATTGGTAGAGCATTAA
- a CDS encoding UDP-glucose dehydrogenase family protein: MKVAVLGTGYVGLTTAVSLAYLGHEVVGVDVDEAKLVALRRGEPPFYEPHLQELMGLVGPRLRFTARPEEAIPQAEVIFIAVGTPSLPDGSPDLSQVRSAAEAIGRHLGGGFTVVVNKSTVPVGSGNYVEALVRRAFQEAHGGEPNGRLAVASNPEFLREGQALYDSLYPDRIVVGAEDRGAIEVLRELYEPILEQSFTPPPFLPRPERMGAVPFLTTDLASAELIKYGANAFLALKISFINELARLAERVGADIREVARGIGLDSRIGPRFLGAGLGWGGSCFPKDTAALLSMGREYGLRLSITEAARVVNEGQREWVVEKLLSELRTLKGRTIALLGLAFKPHTDDLRESPALDLAQRLLHRGAFVRAHDPVAIPRARRELALSLEYEEDPRKLLKGADAVVLATDWPEYRTWPWEELRPFMRTPLVVDGRNFLDGKALEALGYRYLGMGVPALGNLEGVRS; encoded by the coding sequence ATGAAGGTAGCCGTTTTGGGAACTGGGTATGTGGGCCTCACCACCGCGGTTAGCCTGGCCTACCTGGGGCACGAGGTGGTGGGGGTGGACGTGGACGAGGCCAAGCTGGTGGCCCTAAGGCGGGGCGAGCCCCCCTTTTACGAGCCTCATTTGCAAGAGCTCATGGGCCTGGTGGGGCCCCGGCTCCGCTTCACCGCCAGGCCCGAGGAGGCCATCCCTCAGGCCGAGGTGATCTTCATCGCCGTGGGGACGCCCTCCCTGCCCGATGGCTCCCCTGACCTTTCCCAGGTGCGGAGCGCGGCGGAGGCCATCGGCAGGCACCTGGGAGGGGGCTTCACCGTGGTGGTGAACAAGTCCACGGTGCCCGTGGGAAGCGGCAACTACGTGGAGGCCCTGGTGCGCCGGGCCTTCCAGGAGGCGCACGGAGGGGAGCCCAACGGCCGCCTGGCCGTGGCCTCCAACCCCGAGTTCCTGCGGGAGGGGCAGGCCCTTTATGACAGCCTTTATCCGGACCGGATCGTGGTGGGGGCGGAGGACCGGGGAGCTATTGAGGTGTTGCGGGAGCTTTATGAGCCCATCCTGGAGCAGAGCTTTACCCCACCCCCCTTTCTTCCCCGGCCCGAGCGCATGGGGGCGGTGCCCTTCCTCACCACGGACCTGGCCTCGGCGGAGCTCATCAAGTACGGGGCCAACGCCTTCTTGGCCCTCAAGATCAGCTTCATCAACGAACTGGCCCGCCTGGCGGAGAGGGTGGGGGCGGACATCCGGGAGGTAGCCCGGGGCATCGGCCTGGACAGCCGCATCGGCCCCCGCTTCCTGGGGGCGGGCCTGGGCTGGGGTGGGAGTTGTTTCCCAAAGGACACGGCCGCCCTCCTCTCCATGGGGCGGGAGTACGGCCTTAGGCTTTCCATCACGGAGGCGGCCCGGGTGGTCAACGAGGGCCAGAGGGAATGGGTGGTGGAGAAGCTCCTTTCCGAGCTTAGGACCCTGAAGGGAAGGACCATCGCCCTCCTGGGGCTCGCCTTCAAGCCCCACACGGATGACCTTCGGGAAAGCCCGGCCCTGGATCTGGCCCAGCGCCTCCTCCATCGGGGCGCCTTTGTCCGGGCCCACGACCCGGTGGCCATCCCCCGGGCCCGGCGGGAGCTGGCCCTTTCTCTGGAGTATGAGGAGGATCCCCGAAAGCTCCTAAAGGGAGCCGACGCCGTGGTCCTGGCCACGGACTGGCCGGAGTACCGCACCTGGCCCTGGGAGGAGCTAAGGCCCTTCATGCGCACCCCCCTGGTGGTGGACGGGAGGAACTTCCTGGACGGGAAGGCCCTCGAGGCCCTGGGCTACCGCTACCTGGGGATGGGGGTGCCCGCCTTAGGCAACCTGGAAGGGGTGAGGTCTTGA
- a CDS encoding mannose-1-phosphate guanylyltransferase — protein sequence MRFSYAVILAGGKGERFWPLSTPERPKPFLRLVGEKSLLQATGERLLCVFPEEAIYVVVPPHLEDLVREHLPWLPPANILLEPEPKDTAFAVSFALRHLPEGVIAFFPADHYVGDEGAFRRDVGLALEAASELEGILTLGVAPTYPATGYGYLERGEEVRERVFKVARFLEKPDREKAERLHASGRFYWNAGIFVAPKKVWWEEFARHAPEVLEGRGDKISLDYALMEKTDRAFMVPASFPWDDLGDWRALERYLKGNGDNVELARHVGLDTRGAIIYAQGDELIVTLGLQDVVIVREEKVTLIARKDRVEELKKLLATLRRVGV from the coding sequence ATGAGGTTCTCCTACGCGGTTATCCTCGCTGGAGGTAAGGGAGAGCGCTTCTGGCCGCTTTCTACCCCGGAGAGGCCGAAGCCTTTCTTGAGGTTGGTGGGGGAAAAGAGCCTCCTTCAGGCCACGGGAGAAAGGCTTCTTTGCGTTTTCCCCGAGGAGGCCATCTATGTGGTGGTCCCGCCCCACCTCGAGGACCTGGTCAGGGAGCATCTCCCTTGGCTTCCCCCCGCCAACATCCTCCTGGAGCCCGAGCCCAAGGACACGGCCTTTGCCGTGAGCTTCGCTCTTCGGCATCTTCCTGAAGGCGTCATAGCCTTTTTCCCCGCCGACCACTACGTGGGGGACGAAGGGGCTTTTCGGCGAGACGTGGGCTTGGCCTTGGAGGCCGCCTCCGAGCTGGAGGGGATCCTGACCCTGGGCGTGGCCCCCACCTACCCGGCCACGGGTTATGGATACCTGGAGCGGGGGGAAGAGGTGCGGGAGCGGGTCTTTAAAGTAGCCCGCTTTTTGGAGAAGCCGGATCGGGAGAAGGCGGAGCGCCTGCACGCCTCCGGAAGATTTTACTGGAATGCCGGGATTTTCGTGGCCCCGAAGAAGGTGTGGTGGGAGGAGTTTGCCCGCCACGCCCCCGAGGTTTTGGAGGGGAGAGGAGACAAGATCAGCCTAGACTACGCCCTCATGGAGAAGACCGACCGTGCCTTTATGGTCCCGGCCTCCTTCCCCTGGGATGACCTCGGCGACTGGCGGGCTTTGGAGCGCTACCTCAAGGGAAACGGGGACAACGTAGAACTGGCCCGCCACGTGGGCCTGGACACCCGGGGGGCCATCATTTACGCCCAAGGGGACGAGCTGATCGTCACCCTAGGACTGCAGGATGTGGTCATTGTCAGGGAAGAGAAGGTTACCCTGATCGCTAGGAAGGACAGGGTTGAGGAGCTGAAAAAGTTGTTGGCCACCTTGAGGCGGGTTGGAGTTTAA
- a CDS encoding phosphohexomutase domain-containing protein, whose translation MDGDIRFGTDGWRGVIAKDFTFFNLGRVATAYGHYLLERGGKRVVVGHDTRFQAKVFAEEAAGILAGMGLEVLLLPGPHPTPMLSFAVRHVGADGGLMLTASHNPPQYLGVKLKGPYGGSALPEEVKRVEALIPKRPAEGRGKPEALEIRAAYYDHLKGLLDLEALARFPGLLYHDAMGGAGDSHLSAFFRHVGLNLEVRELHNLPHPLFYGVNPEPLPKNLGTLLALMGPEKSPSFAVATDGDGDRMAAVLPGGVFFNPHQVFAVLLRHLHKKGLSGLVVKNFAVSWIVDRLAEGLGLPVRTTPIGFKWITEAFLREDVLIGGEESGGIGVKGHLPERDGLLNALLLLESVAQTGLDLADQFKEIEGMVGLTHAYDRLDLAVPTAGLLEKLREPRPLAGLSPAGLEDLDGVKWVYGEAWILFRLSGTEPLLRIYAEATEEKTVGALLREAEALVRSLIP comes from the coding sequence ATGGATGGGGATATTCGCTTCGGGACCGATGGCTGGCGGGGGGTGATCGCCAAGGATTTCACCTTCTTCAACCTGGGGCGGGTAGCCACCGCTTACGGGCACTACCTCCTGGAAAGGGGAGGCAAAAGGGTGGTGGTGGGGCACGACACCCGCTTCCAGGCTAAGGTCTTCGCCGAGGAGGCGGCGGGCATCCTGGCGGGGATGGGCCTCGAGGTCCTCCTCCTCCCAGGCCCCCACCCCACGCCCATGCTCTCCTTCGCCGTGCGCCACGTGGGGGCGGATGGGGGCCTCATGCTCACCGCCAGCCACAACCCTCCCCAGTACCTAGGGGTGAAGCTCAAAGGGCCTTACGGGGGAAGCGCCCTCCCCGAGGAGGTGAAGCGGGTGGAAGCCCTCATCCCCAAGCGCCCAGCGGAGGGCCGGGGAAAGCCCGAGGCGCTGGAAATTAGGGCCGCCTATTACGACCACCTCAAGGGGCTTTTGGACCTGGAGGCCCTGGCCCGCTTCCCCGGCCTCCTCTACCACGATGCCATGGGAGGAGCCGGGGACAGCCACCTCTCCGCCTTCTTCCGCCACGTGGGCCTGAACCTAGAGGTGCGGGAGCTCCACAACCTCCCCCACCCCCTCTTCTATGGGGTGAACCCTGAGCCCCTCCCCAAGAACCTGGGGACCCTCCTGGCCCTCATGGGTCCGGAAAAGTCCCCAAGCTTCGCCGTGGCCACGGATGGCGACGGGGACCGCATGGCCGCCGTGCTCCCCGGGGGAGTCTTCTTCAACCCCCACCAGGTTTTCGCCGTCCTCCTCCGCCACCTCCACAAAAAGGGGCTCTCGGGCCTGGTGGTCAAGAACTTCGCCGTCTCTTGGATCGTGGACCGCCTGGCCGAGGGGCTGGGCCTCCCTGTGAGGACCACCCCTATTGGCTTCAAATGGATCACCGAGGCCTTCCTCCGGGAAGACGTGCTCATAGGGGGAGAGGAATCAGGGGGGATCGGGGTCAAGGGACACCTACCCGAACGGGACGGGCTCCTGAACGCCCTCCTCCTCCTAGAGAGCGTGGCCCAAACGGGCTTAGACCTGGCGGACCAGTTCAAGGAGATAGAGGGGATGGTGGGCCTCACCCACGCCTACGACCGCCTAGACCTGGCCGTCCCCACGGCGGGGCTCCTGGAAAAGTTGAGGGAACCCCGCCCCCTGGCGGGCCTTTCCCCTGCAGGCCTAGAGGATCTAGACGGGGTCAAGTGGGTCTACGGGGAGGCCTGGATCCTCTTCCGCCTCTCGGGCACCGAACCCCTCCTCCGCATCTACGCCGAAGCCACGGAGGAGAAGACGGTAGGGGCCCTCCTAAGGGAGGCCGAGGCCCTAGTCCGAAGCCTCATCCCCTAA